In one Roseburia intestinalis L1-82 genomic region, the following are encoded:
- a CDS encoding recombinase family protein produces MLRQTTQQLITALYPRLSHEDELQGESNSISNQKRILETYAKQNGFSNLRWYTDDGYSGANFQRPGFQAMLADIEAGKVGTVIVKDMSRLGRNYLQVGMYTEMIFPQKGVRFIAINDGVDSAQGENDFAPLRNIFNEWLVRDTSKKIKAVKRSKGMSGKPITSKPVYGYLMDEDENFIIDEEAAPVVRQIYSLCLAGNGPTKIARMLTEQQIPTPGTLEYRRTGSTRRYHPGYECKWATNTVVHLLENREYTGCLVNFKTEKPSYKLKHSMENPPEKQAVFENHHEPIIDRETWERVQELRKQRKRPNRYDEVGLFSGILFCADCGSVMYQQRYQTDKRKQDCYICGSYKKRTADCTAHFIRTDLLTAGVLSNLRKVTSYAAKHEARFMKLLIEQNEDGDRRRNAAKKKELEAAEKRIAELSAIFKRLYEDSVTGRISDERFTELSADYEAEQKELKERAARLREELSKAQEATANAEKFMNVVRRHTTIEELTPTLLREFVEKIVVHESVALDGKRRGKLRRQEIEIYYSFVGKVELPDT; encoded by the coding sequence ATGTTAAGACAGACCACCCAGCAACTCATTACCGCCCTTTACCCAAGACTGTCCCATGAGGACGAGCTGCAAGGCGAGAGCAATTCCATTTCCAACCAAAAGAGGATTTTGGAAACCTATGCCAAACAGAATGGATTTTCTAATCTGCGCTGGTACACCGACGACGGTTATTCCGGTGCGAACTTTCAAAGACCCGGATTTCAAGCCATGCTTGCAGACATTGAAGCAGGGAAAGTCGGGACAGTTATCGTCAAGGATATGTCGAGGTTAGGGCGAAACTACTTACAGGTGGGAATGTACACAGAAATGATTTTCCCACAGAAAGGTGTCCGCTTCATCGCTATCAATGACGGAGTGGACAGCGCACAGGGGGAAAATGATTTTGCCCCGCTGCGGAACATTTTTAACGAATGGCTGGTGAGAGATACGAGCAAGAAAATCAAGGCAGTAAAACGCTCTAAGGGCATGAGCGGAAAGCCCATCACAAGCAAGCCCGTCTATGGCTACCTCATGGACGAGGACGAAAACTTTATCATTGACGAGGAAGCCGCCCCGGTGGTACGGCAGATTTACAGCCTTTGCCTTGCCGGGAACGGTCCGACCAAGATAGCCCGTATGCTGACCGAGCAGCAAATCCCCACGCCGGGGACGCTGGAATACCGCAGGACGGGCAGCACCCGCCGCTACCACCCCGGCTATGAGTGCAAGTGGGCGACCAATACCGTGGTTCATCTGCTGGAAAACCGGGAATATACGGGCTGTCTGGTAAACTTTAAGACCGAGAAGCCGTCCTACAAGCTGAAACACAGCATGGAAAATCCCCCGGAAAAGCAGGCGGTTTTTGAGAACCACCATGAGCCTATCATTGACCGGGAAACGTGGGAACGGGTGCAGGAGTTACGCAAGCAGCGCAAACGCCCCAACCGTTATGACGAAGTGGGCTTGTTCTCCGGCATACTCTTTTGTGCCGACTGCGGCAGCGTCATGTACCAGCAGCGATACCAGACGGACAAGCGCAAGCAGGACTGTTATATCTGCGGAAGCTACAAGAAACGCACCGCCGACTGCACAGCGCACTTTATCCGCACTGACCTCTTGACCGCTGGCGTACTCTCCAATCTGCGGAAAGTTACCAGCTATGCGGCAAAGCATGAAGCCCGGTTTATGAAGCTTTTAATCGAGCAGAATGAGGACGGGGACAGACGCAGGAACGCCGCCAAGAAAAAGGAGCTGGAAGCCGCCGAGAAACGCATAGCCGAGTTATCTGCTATCTTCAAGCGGCTGTATGAGGACAGCGTAACCGGGCGCATATCGGACGAGCGTTTCACAGAGCTGTCGGCAGACTATGAAGCCGAGCAGAAAGAACTGAAAGAACGTGCCGCCAGACTGCGGGAAGAACTTTCCAAAGCGCAGGAAGCCACCGCAAACGCTGAAAAGTTTATGAATGTGGTACGCAGGCACACTACCATTGAAGAACTTACCCCTACTCTGCTGCGGGAGTTTGTGGAGAAAATCGTTGTCCATGAAAGCGTTGCCCTTGACGGGAAACGCCGGGGCAAGTTACGCAGACAGGAAATCGAAATCTATTATTCTTTTGTCGGCAAGGTAGAACTGCCCGACACCTAA
- a CDS encoding transposon-encoded TnpW family protein — MTDTQRNKRPARRPDCVTETRIGNTILVVSGFFKEGATDTAADKMMKVLEAEAAAGYLTCDKPD, encoded by the coding sequence ATGACCGACACCCAGAGAAACAAACGCCCTGCCCGCCGCCCGGACTGCGTGACCGAAACGAGGATAGGCAACACAATCCTTGTGGTGTCTGGCTTTTTCAAGGAGGGGGCGACCGACACCGCCGCTGACAAGATGATGAAAGTGCTGGAAGCAGAAGCCGCCGCCGGATATTTGACCTGTGATAAGCCTGATTGA
- a CDS encoding ATP-binding protein, which yields MTDTIHNTILPMTDTTAEPEDYTGEDGLLYCGKCRKPKEAYFPEGKTFFGRDRHPSECDCQRAARKEREAAEKRRSHLETVERLKRQGFTDKTMQDWTFANDNGSCPQMKNAAGYVARWEQIKDGNYGLLLWGRVGTGKSYFAGCIANALMEQEVPVCMTNFAAILNDLAASFAGRNEYISRLCSFPLLIIDDFGMERGTEYGLEQVYNVIDSRYRSRKPLIVTTNLTLEELQHPEDTAHARIYDRLLEMCSPLCFTGENLRKAAAQGKMEQLKRLLAGKEICL from the coding sequence ATGACCGATACAATCCACAACACCATACTGCCTATGACCGACACCACAGCCGAGCCGGAGGATTACACCGGGGAGGACGGGCTTTTATACTGCGGCAAATGCCGGAAACCCAAAGAAGCCTATTTCCCGGAGGGCAAGACCTTTTTCGGGCGTGACCGCCACCCGTCAGAGTGCGACTGCCAGCGGGCAGCCCGTAAGGAACGGGAAGCCGCCGAGAAGCGGCGCAGCCACCTTGAAACGGTGGAACGGCTGAAACGGCAGGGCTTTACAGACAAGACCATGCAGGACTGGACATTTGCCAACGATAACGGCAGCTGCCCGCAGATGAAGAACGCCGCCGGATATGTGGCACGCTGGGAACAGATAAAGGACGGGAACTACGGGCTGCTCTTGTGGGGCAGGGTAGGCACTGGGAAAAGCTATTTTGCCGGGTGTATTGCAAACGCCCTCATGGAGCAGGAAGTCCCGGTGTGCATGACAAACTTTGCAGCAATATTAAACGACCTTGCCGCCAGCTTTGCGGGCAGGAACGAATATATTTCCCGCCTTTGCAGCTTCCCCCTGCTCATCATTGACGATTTTGGAATGGAGCGTGGCACAGAATACGGTCTGGAACAGGTCTACAATGTGATTGACAGCCGCTACCGGAGCAGGAAGCCGCTGATTGTGACGACCAACCTCACGCTGGAGGAATTGCAGCACCCGGAGGACACCGCCCACGCCCGGATTTATGACCGCCTGCTTGAAATGTGTTCCCCTCTCTGCTTTACCGGGGAGAATTTGAGGAAAGCCGCCGCACAGGGAAAAATGGAACAGCTGAAACGGCTGCTTGCCGGAAAGGAGATTTGCCTATGA
- a CDS encoding helix-turn-helix domain-containing protein — protein sequence MHISYQPLWNTLKERGMRKEDLRLAAGLTTNMIANMGKGKNISMETLVRICEALNCGIMNVIKLEQDNI from the coding sequence ATGCACATTAGTTATCAGCCACTATGGAACACACTGAAAGAGCGTGGCATGAGGAAAGAGGATTTGCGGCTTGCCGCCGGTCTTACCACAAATATGATTGCCAACATGGGCAAGGGAAAGAATATCAGCATGGAAACGCTGGTTCGCATTTGTGAAGCCTTGAATTGTGGTATTATGAATGTGATTAAATTAGAACAGGACAATATCTAA